The following proteins are encoded in a genomic region of Bombus pyrosoma isolate SC7728 linkage group LG1, ASM1482585v1, whole genome shotgun sequence:
- the LOC122566723 gene encoding putative uncharacterized protein DDB_G0271606 encodes MSNSLDQDFEEFRFSDQSKICKDDAVDDLQKFDKHIDNKNTIFSLRFPLFNCEVCKKQFVTKKQLRTHIHTHLGRPRIVLRRVTLKSVKKKNSNTYWLDPEKKGSLKLTLKKQNFNDPLKLKLKKSSKSEDFTVVKSNINLGIENHNHREVAGATENDQRHEKGTESSINQPFENVMVEQQDEYGSIKFNADEHNPLEENDRPSIDVNESDSGVGSDMANPSEKEDQNVDDLQNTDQYDNSDKRLSETEDHEESDALEATCRETIENLKKLGEQSGCRSMSRLIDNAGIEEDDERDHESNMIHDLAENPTINIISKSSTFSNHTADCTTVCSEDEDKPEESTESTTGFNWNQLSTNLSNKNNENSKENEENAGDNNIENAGSLLQNLIEHQRHNQNETLSNNLPSETEYVSLEKLAETVSTCRVCNEKFKDIAHLDEHRNKAGHYQCNIPECINLIFHSLLEVSMHKAQMHGTPLSPSVSQLSPHLNTSSPHLNQNSPHLSQASPQLNTHSPHAVSMESANTTNSQQINRNSPLTSPHQTNSPTYNAVASAGQQIISPVNFEQLPAPVQQLAQQVQRMPLPQTQMPPSLPPGANTMIPGPNYFVQPSGRPPLYRVPGPQGMHYPPHITHLYPQYGPGPYPQMTAPPQMHPQLPQQISRGRYPTLAQNSRAPRIPQTGSTPRQRMKRPMQQSMQVQQNNSAMKQRRMDVLLPDRNEDADCHVIAQQKRNDGLPVIQNVQGATTQQSNRNDSTIHLTDSITLSVRQPGSAPAQVQNTSGAGGKKSDAKAVANVLAARGITVTPAANKNKSSEQNKQQILPQQQRTTSSQQPLNVTALTLNSAISIIPASSQKKQQDQGQFAVPHNKQNKPAVNEVERPPRPPTVDLTQDTPPQMPVVRRGRPPRALLTCQVCDKNFQNQEMLTQHMATHRAPSKLLHKCNLCPAQYPTAQALTTHKQAYHKEVDTVAQNGGAELALPVVDLKSPHVLNRLSNLGIQSYIPLSQLSVQTGGYFGLPIITIDGARNPNTCNLGALGATSILSLGPLKHLSNR; translated from the exons ATGAGCAATTCATTGGATCAAGACTTTGAGGAATTTAGATTTTCAGACCAAAGCAAAATTTGTAAAGACGATGCAGTGGATGATTTGCAAAAATTTG ataAACACATAGACAATAAAAACACGATATTTTCCTTACGATTTCCATTATTTAACTGTGAAGTCTGTAAAAAACAGTTTGTAACAAAAAAGCAATTACGTACTCACATTCATACACATTTAGGAAGACCACGTATAGTTTTAAGAAGGGTTACTTTGAAAAGTGTCAAGAAGAAGAATAGCAATACATATTGGCTAGACCCAGAAAAGAAGGGTTCTttgaaattaacattaaaaaaacaGAATTTCAACGATCCACTGAAACTTAAACTCAAAAAGTCATCAAAATCGGAAGATTTTACTGTTGTGAAAAGCAACATTAATCTGGGAATTGAAAATCACAATCACAGAGAGGTGGCTGGAGCAACAGAGAATGATCAAAGACATGAAAAAGGTACAGAAAGTTCGATTAATCAGCCGTTTGAAAACGTGATGGTAGAACAACAG gatGAGTATGGAAGCATTAAGTTCAATGCCGACGAACATAATCCATTGGAGGAAAATGATAGACCATCCATAGATGTCAATGAAAGTGACTCAGGTGTAGGAAGTGATATGGCAAATCCATCTGAAAAGGAAGATCAAAATGTTGATGACCTACAAAATACAGATCAATATGATAATTCGGATAAAAGACTCTCCGAAACAGAAGATCATGAAGAATCAGATGCATTGGAAGCAACATGTAGAGAAACAATTGAAAACCTCAAGAAACTTGGTGAACAATCCGG aTGTAGATCTATGAGTCGATTAATTGATAATGCAGGCATTGAAGAGGATGATGAAAGAGATCATGAATCAAACATGATACATGATTTAGCAGAGAATCcaactattaatattatttcaaagtcTTCTACATTTTCAAACCATACAGCGGATTGTACAACAGTGTGTTCTGAAGATGAAGATAAACCTGAAGAATCAACAGAAAGCACAACTGGTTTTAATTGGAATCAACTGTCAactaatttatcgaataagaATAATGAGAAttctaaagaaaatgaagaaaatgcgggtgataataatattgagAATGCTGGGTCccttttacaaaatttgattgAGCACCAAAGACATAATCAAAATGAAACcttatcgaataatttaccTTCGGAAACCGAATACGTTTCGCTTGAAAAGTTAGCTGAGACCGTTAGTACTTGTCGCGTTTGcaacgaaaaatttaaagatattgcTCATTTAGATGAGCATCGGAACAAAGCTGGACATTATCAATGCAATATTCCGGAATgtataaatcttatttttcattcactATTGGAAGTCTCCATGCATAAAGCTCAAATGCACGGAACGCCCCTTTCTCCGAGCGTGAGCCAACTGTCTCCTCATTTAAATACGAGTTCACCTCATTTGAATCAAAATTCACCCCATTTGAGCCAAGCATCTCCGCAATTAAATACACATTCACCTCATGCAGTATCAATGGAATCTGCAAATACAACAAACTCGCAACAAATAAATAGGAATTCTCCTTTAACTTCACCTCATCAAACAAATTCACCTACATATAATGCAGTAGCTAGTGCTGGGCAGCAAATAATATCACCTGTGAATTTTGAACAACTACCCGCACCTGTTCAACAACTAGCTCAACAAGTACAACGTATGCCACTTCCGCAAACGCAAATGCCTCCAAGTCTTCCACCAGGTGCTAATACAATGATCCCTGGTCCAAATTACTTTGTACAACCATCAGGAAGACCACCGTTGTATAGAGTCCCTGGTCCACAGGGCATGCATTATCCTCCTCATATAACACACCTATATCCGCAGTATGGGCCAGGTCCATATCCGCAAATGACTGCACCGCCGCAAATGCATCCACAATTGCCTCAGCAAATTTCACGTGGAAGGTATCCTACTCTTGCACAAAATAGTCG GGCACCGCGGATTCCACAAACGGGATCAACACCGCGGCAACGTATGAAACGTCCTATGCAACAATCAATGCAAGTGCAGCAGAATAACTCTGCAATGAAACAACGACGGATGGATGTTTTATTACCAGATAGAAATGAAGATGCAGATTGTCATGTTATTGCAcagcaaaaaagaaatgacGGTCTGCCTGTTATACAAAATGTTCAAGGTGCTACAACTCAACAATCAAATAGAAATGACTCTACTATACATCTTACGGATTCCATAACTCTTAGTGTTAGACAACCAG GTTCCGCTCCAGCTCAAGTGCAGAACACATCAGGTGCTGGGGGCAAGAAGTCTGATGCAAAGGCTGTGGCTAATGTTCTGGCAGCCAGAGGTATTACTGTTACTCCagcagcaaataaaaataaatcaagtGAACAAAACAAACAGCAGATACTTCCCCAGCAACAGAGGACTACATCTTCACAGCAGCCTTTAAATGTTACAGCGCTCACTCTGAATTCTGCTATTTCTATCATACCAGCTAGTTCACAAAAAAAACAGCAAGATCAGGGTCAGTTTGCTGTTCCCCACAATAAACAAAACAAACCAGCTGTGAACGAAGTGGAAAGACCTCCGAGACCTCCCACCGTAGATTTAACGCAAGATACCCCACCACAAATGCCAGTAGTTAGACGTGGAAGACCTCCACG AGCATTATTAACTTGTCAAGTGtgtgataaaaatttccaGAATCAGGAAATGTTAACTCAACACATGGCTACCCATCGTGCACCAAGTAAATTACTTCACAA GTGTAATCTTTGTCCTGCCCAATACCCAACAGCTCAAGCGCTAACAACGCACAAACAAGCGTATCATAAAGAAGTAGACACAGTAGCACAAAATGGTGGTGCAGAATTAGCATTGCCGGTTGTAGATTTGAAATCTCCCCATGTGTTGAATCGTTTATCAAATCTTGGTATACAGAGCTACATCCCGTTGTCACAACTAAGTGTTCAAACGGGCGGGTATTTTGGATTACCTATAATTACAATAGACGGTGCACGAAATCCTAATACTTGTAATTTAGGTGCGCTTGGTGCTACATCTATTCTAAGTCTGGGTCCCCTTAAACATTTGTCAAACAGGTAA
- the LOC122566815 gene encoding uncharacterized protein C1orf198 homolog, with translation MSATLSSRAEQYFYSINPLAQRIGEDITATKEAYEGLWNTLSIAERNQAINETIIQPEVALKYTLKKHELTRELPEWYPKLRIQTGMKYVIDETGSTLRWRDEHSAPFSFMTQSQMNLSIIDSTEDAKSKLIRTQFGELPHFSSPAKSHRNNSNSLNDAYTSSHAVNRFQSDCFSSNIFENEQCSSLLKGNVDNDHSESIFAKLMNKTSLLKLQNNLADDMESLVRERDSDTDKSQTNTLVVMSRTKSSDINESTALLETPSSYSSFQSSQLNQEEEERTIPKTGFEFLDNW, from the exons atgAGTGCTACATTAAGCTCAAGAGCTGAACAATATTTCTACAGTATAAATCCCTTGGCACAAAGGATAGGAGAAGATATAACTGCAACTAAGGAAGCTTACGAAGGCCTATGGAACACATTAAGCATAGCAGAACGGAATCAAGCAATTAATGAAACTATCATTCAACCAGAGGttgcattaaaatatactttgaaAAAACATGAGCTCACTAGAGAATTACCCGAATGGTATCCGAAACTACGCATACAGACAGGAATGAAATATGTTATCGATGAAACTGGTTCT ACATTGCGATGGCGTGATGAGCATTCAGCTCCATTTTCATTCATGACTCAGTCACAGATGAATCTTAGTATAATAGATTCAACAGAGGAtgcaaaatcaaaattaataagaacTCAATTTGGAGAGTTACCACATTTCTCAAGCCCAGCGAAATCACATAGAAACAATTCAAACTCTCTTAATGATGCTTATACTTCATCTCATGCGGTTAACCGCTTCCAATCTGATTGTTtttcaagtaatatttttgagaatGAGCAGTGTAGCAGTTTGTTGAAAGGCAATGTTGATAACGATCATTCTGAAAGTATATTTGCTAAACTGATGAACAAGACGtctttattgaaattacaaaacaatttGGCAGACGATATGGAAAGTTTAGTCAGGGAAAGGGACTCAGATACTGATAAAAGTCAAACAAATACATTAGTGGTTATGTCGCGTACAAAATCAAGTGACATTAATGAGTCAACAGCGCTATTAGAGACTCCTAGTTCTTACAGTAGTTTCCAATCTTCTCAATTGAAtcaggaagaagaagaaaggactATACCAAAAACTGGTTTTGAATTTCTTGATAATTGGTag